The following proteins are co-located in the Pyricularia oryzae 70-15 chromosome 1, whole genome shotgun sequence genome:
- a CDS encoding candidapepsin yields MLPAALRLLFAASTATAAIVARDQPQPPLLAHCQVDDNGAAEFGDGYVRYPLRTSERRRPLGDAAIDRAIVSLAKLQARQSVESGVTNIEDGLIYSVDIGVGTPKQEIEVVIDTGSSELWVNPDCNNIENRLSKSMCRAVVHYEPSQSSTAVNLRRNGTITYGSGDVKFNYVADTVTVGSNTAIRNQTFGVATQSTDIFMGIMGLGPRLGRPRESNYSLLLESLVEQKHIRSRAFSLDLRSVNSRTGAVIFGGIDTTKFIGDLSKTPMLSPQETPQGADRYYVHMTSISLSSSGSDSRKVFDKGSTNGVAVFLDSGGTVCQLPQAIFQRIGEAFPGATLDSRSGFYQVDCKDATSANGTIDFGFGDKVIRVGYADFIWRPASNVCVLGVRALASQRGEPILGASFLRAAYVVYDQDNRNLHLAQAANCGDGDIVSIGQGSDAVPSSAKGKCTVASSGDGVTSADEKKNAAGRMADGASWMFLLAAGGLSVLYTSFT; encoded by the exons ATGCTCCCCGCCGCATTGAGGCTGCTATTTGCAGCATCTACCGCCACCGCGGCCATCGTCGCCCGTGACCAGCCCCAACCGCCGCTTCTCGCGCACTGTCAGGTCGACGACAACGGCGCGGCCGAGTTTGGCGATGGATACGTCCGCTACCCGCTGCGCACCTCTGAGCGGCGCCGTCCGCTGGGTGACGCGGCGATCGACAGGGCCATCGTGTCGCTGGCCAAGCTCCAGGCGCGCCAGTCGGTAGAGTCGGGCGTCACCAACATTGAGGACGGGCTAATCTACTCGGTGGATATTGGAGTGGGTACACCGAAGCAGGAGATTGAGGTGGTTATCGATACCGGCTCGTCAGAGCTTTGGGTCAATCCCGACTGCAACAACATCGAGAACCGGTTGAGCAAATCGATGTGCAGGGCCGTGGTGCACTACGAGCCCAGCCAGAGCAGTACTGCGGTTAACCTGCGCAGGAATGGAACTATCACGTACGGGTCTGGTGATGTTAAGTTCAACTATGTGGCGGATACAGTGACAGTTGGTT CCAACACCGCCATCAGGAACCAGACTTTTGGCGTGGCCACCCAGTCGACCGATATCTTCATGGGCATCATGGGCCTGGGCCCCCGTCTCGGCCGCCCCCGGGAGAGCAACTATTCCCTGTTGCTGGAAAGCCTGGTCGAGCAGAAGCACATTCGAAGCCGTGCCTTCAGCCTGGACCTGCGAAGCGTCAACAGCCGCACCGGCGCCGTCATCTTTGGCGGCATCGACACGACCAAGTTCATCGGCGACCTGTCCAAGACGCCCATGCTATCGCCGCAGGAGACTCCACAGGGCGCAGATAGGTACTACGTCCACATGACCTCCATCTCCCTGTCGTCGTCGGGCAGCGATTCGCGCAAGGTCTTCGACAAGGGCTCCACCAATGGAGTGGCTGTTTTCCTCGACAGCGGCGGCACCGTCTGCCAGCTGCCGCAGGCCATCTTTCAGCGAATCGGCGAGGCCTTCCCCGGCGCCACCCTCGACTCGCGCTCGGGCTTCTACCAGGTCGACTGCAAGGACGCCACGTCGGccaacggcaccatcgacTTCGGCTTTGGCGACAAGGTCATCCGCGTCGGCTACGCGGACTTCATCTGGCGGCCCGCCAGCAACGTCTGCGTCCTCGGCGTCAGGGCCCTGGCCAGCCAGCGCGGCGAGCCCATCCTGGGGGCGAGCTTCCTGCGCGCCGCCTACGTCGTCTACGACCAGGACAACAGGAATCTGCACCTCGCGCAGGCCGCCAActgcggcgacggcgacatTGTCAGCATCGGGCAGGGCTCTGATGCGGTGCCGTCGAGTGCCAAGGGCAAGTGCACCGTCGCCTCGAGCGGAGACGGAGTGACAAGTGCTGACGAGAAGAAGAACGCGGCGGGTAGGATGGCGGATGGGGCCAGCTGGATGTTCCTGCTAGCGGCGGGCGGCTTGTCCGTCCTGTATACCTCTTTTACATAA
- a CDS encoding multidrug resistance protein 3, which produces MAEHTSLAADEKGEGGHPRPPDPVPVVEKQAPVILSEDQKRILNTQLDCPTCDVSFLALYRFADVWDCLIIGVSVVCAIAAGAASPLLSVFFGQLTNAFQGIATGSIASRDFEAELVRYVLYFVYTGIGEFVAVYVSTVGFIYTGEHITQRIRARYLQAVLRQNVAYFDNLGAGEITTRITADTNLVQDGISHKVSLTLTAVATFVTGFLIAYIRFWKLALICTSTLVAFVTVMGGGTKVIVKYGTRSMQHYAEGNNVVQEVLGTIRTATAFGTQDRLAERYESHLRVVERYGIKMQVAQALMVGALYSITFLTYGLGFWQGARFLGTGEMDAGGILTVLMTIMTGSYAIGNVFPHTQAFTNARAAASKIYSTIDRPSPLDPASKHGQQLERVQGDIELRGVTHVYPSRPDVVVLDDVSLRIPAGRTTALVGPSGSGKSSIIGLIERFYSPVAGDILLDGRSVRDLNLRWLRQQMSLVSQEPSLFSTTIFENIRFGLIGTPLENGPEELVRERVEKAAAMANAHNFITSLPKGYQTHVGKKACDPKILLLDEATSALDAKSEKVVQSALDNASEGRTTVVVAHRLSTIKRAHNIVVLSGGRIAEQGTHEELIALGGEYYRLVESQEFSDDEVDSEASNELKGAKAELEATTPTDKHALAKVSFLGSNTPTGPTGDESNTVYSLGTLVRFVASFNKPELKLILLGVVFVVLAGCTQPTQAVLYAKAIAAITTSANRDQLRRDTDFWALMLLALGLAQLLFYAVQGTCLGVGSEKLTSRARGTAFRVMLRQEIAFFDREDNTTGSLTSFLSAETKHLSGISGIILGSILMTVTTLTASLVVALAVGWKLALVCISVVPFLLACGFWRVSILARFQVHSKRAYEASATYACEATTAIRTVAALTKEEEILAQYDRQLGRQARDSLAWTLKASALYALSQAVTFFCQALAFWYGGTLLASREYSIFQFFVCFSEIMYGTNAAGSIFHHASDMGKAKNAAADFKRLFDRRPDIDVWSEEGEKVSSAAVEGMVEFRDVHFRYPTRPEHAVLSGLSFKVEPGQYVALVGPSGCGKSTTIALLDRFYNVTSGGVYLDGRDISQLNVNSYRNLLALVSQEPTLYQGTVRENILLGSQDRDVSEEALVAACKEANIHDFIQSVPDGYDTQVGSRGSMLSGGQKQRVAIARALIRNPRVLLLDESTSALDSESERVVQAALDAAAKGRTTIAVAHRLSTVQKAHVIFVLDQGRVVESGTHQELMRSKGHYYELVNLQRLG; this is translated from the exons ATGGCGGAACACACGTCTTTGGCCGCCGACGAAAAGGGGGAGGGCGGACACCCGAGACCACCAGACCCGGTACCCGTCGTCGAAAAACAAGCCCCGGTGATCCTGTCCGAGGACCAGAAACGGATCCTAAACACGCAGCTCGACTGTCCTACTTGCGACGTCTCCTTCTTGGCCCTCTATCGTTTCGCCGACGTGTGGGACTGCTTGATCATAGGCGTCAGCGTTGTTTGCGCCATCGCGGCCGGGGCTGCATCACCTCTTTTGAGC GTATTTTTTGGCCAGTTGACCAACGCCTTCCAAGGCATCGCGACCGGCAGCATCGCGTCGCGGGACTTTGAGGCTGAGCTCGTCAGGTATGTGCTGTATTTTGTCTACACCGGCATCGGCGAGTTCGTCGCCGTGTACGTGTCGACCGTCGGCTTCATATACACCGGGGAGCACATCACGCAGCGCATCCGGGCCCGGTACCTGCAGGCCGTGCTGCGCCAAAACGTCGCGTACTTTGACAACCTCGGCGCGGGCGAGATCACGACGCGCATCACGGCCGACACCAACCTCGTGCAGGATGGCATCTCGCACAAGGTGTCGCTCACCCTGACGGCGGTCGCTACGTTTGTCACGGGCTTCCTGATCGCCTACATCAGATTCTGGAAGCTCGCGCTCATTTGCACGTCGACCCTGGTCGCCTTCGTGACGGTCATGGGGGGCGGGACCAAGGTCATTGTCAAGTACGGCACCAGGTCCATGCAGCACTACGCCGAGGGCAACAATGTCGTGCAGGAGGTGCTCGGCACCATCCGCACGGCCACGGCGTTTGGGACCCAGGACCGGCTGGCGGAGCGCTACGAGTCGCATCTCCGGGTGGTGGAAAGGTACGGCATCAAGATGCAGGTCGCCCAGGCGCTGATGGTCGGGGCCCTGTACAGCATCACCTTTCTGACCTACGGGCTCGGCTTCTGGCAGGGGGCGCGCTTCCTGGGGACGGGCGAGATGGACGCGGGGGGTATTTTGACGGTGTTGATGACCATCATGACGGGTTCGTACGCCATCGGCAACGTGTTCCCCCACACCCAGGCGTTTACGAATGCAAGGGCGGCCGCCTCCAAGATATACAGCACCATCGACCGCCCGTCGCCGCTCGACCCGGCCTCCAAGCATGGCCAGCAGCTCGAGCGTGTCCAAGGCGACATTGAGTTGCGCGGTGTCACACACGTCTACCCATCCCGGCCTGATGTCGTCGTGCTGGACGACGTAAGTCTGCGCATACCCGCCGGTCGCACCACGGCGCTCGTGGGCCCGTCGGGTTCGGGCAAAAGCTCTATTATCGGCTTGATTGAGAGGTTTTACAGCCCAGTGGCCGGAGATATTTTATTAGACGGCCGATCGGTCCGGGATCTCAACCTGCGATGGCTCCGTCAGCAAATGTCGTTGGTGAGCCAAGAACCGAGCCTCTTTTCGACAACCATTTTTGAGAATATCCGCTTCGGGCTGATCGGGACGCCTCTGGAAAACGGACCGGAAGAACTCGTGCGCGAGAGGGTCGAAAAGGCCGCCGCCATGGCCAACGCCCACAACTTCATCACCTCCCTGCCCAAGGGGTACCAGACGCACGTGGGGAAGAAGGCCTG CGATCCCAaaatcctcctcctcgacgaAGCCACGTCCGCCCTCGACGCCAAGTCGGAAAAGGTTGTGCAGTCCGCCCTGGACAATGCCTCCGAGGGGAGGACGACGGTCGTGGTTGCGCATCGCCTGTCAACCATCAAACGCGCCCACAACATCGTCGTCCTGAGCGGTGGTAGGATTGCTGAACAGGGGACTCATGAGGAGTTGATAGCTCTTGGTGGCGAGTATTACAGGCTTGTAGAATCTCAGGAGTTTAGTGATGACGAGGTTGACTCGGAAGCCTCGAACGAACTCAAAGGTGCAAAGGCTGAACTTGAGGCAACAACTCCCACTGACAAACATGCCTTGGCCAAAGTGTCTTTTCTCGGATCAAATACCCCGACAGGGCCGACAGGGGATGAGAGCAACACGGTCTATTCGTTGGGCACCCTGGTGCGCTTTGTGGCCTCGTTCAACAAGCCGGAGCTCAAGCTCATCCTCCTGGGCGTGGTGTTCGTCGTGCTGGCCGGGTGCACACAGCCCACGCAGGCCGTGCTGTACGCCAAAGCCATCGCGGCCATCACCACGTCGGCGAACCGCGACCAGCTCCGGCGCGACACGGACTTTTGGGCACTGATGCTGCTCGCCCTGGGCCTGGCGCAGCTGCTCTTTTACGCCGTCCAGGGCACCTGTCTCGGAGTCGGGTCCGAGAAGCTCACGAGCCGCGCCCGCGGCACGGCCTTTCGCGTCATGCTGCGCCAGGAGATTGCCTTTTTCGACCGCGAGGACAACACCACCGGCTCCCTGACCTCGTTCCTGTCGGCCGAGACCAAACACCTCTCGGGCATCAGCGGCATCATCTTGGGCAGCATACTGATGACGGTGACGACGCTCACGGCCTCGCTGGTGGTGGCGCTGGCGGTCGGCTGGAAGCTGGCGCTCGTGTGCATCTCCGTGGTGCCGTTTTTGCTAGCGTGTGGGTTCTGGCGCGTCTCCATCCTGGCCCGGTTCCAGGTGCACTCCAAGCGGGCCTACGAGGCCTCGGCGACCTACGCCTGCgaggccaccaccgccatccgcaccgtcgccgccctgaccaaggaggaggagatACTGGCCCAGTACGACCGCCAGCTCGGCCGTCAAGCCCGGGACAGCCTGGCCTGGACCCTCAAGGCGTCGGCCCTGTACGCGCTGTCGCAGGCCGTGACCTTTTTCTGCCAGGCCCTGGCCTTTTGGTACGGCGGGACGCTCCTCGCCAGCCGCGAGTACAGCATCTTCCAGTTCTTTGTGTGCTTCAGCGAGATCATGTACGGCACCAACGCCGCCGGCTCCATCTTCCACCACGCGTCCGACATGGGCAAGGCCAAGAACGCCGCGGCCGACTTTAAACGGCTTTTCGACCGCCGCCCGGATATAGATGTGTGGTCCGAGGAGGGCGAAAAGGTGTCGAGCGCTGCCGTTGAAGGGATGGTCGAGTTCCGGGACGTGCACTTTCGGTATCCCACGCGCCCAGAACACGCCGTGCTTTCGGGGCTGAGCTTCAAGGTCGAGCCGGGCCAGTATGTGGCGCTGGTGGGGCCGAGTGGCTGCGGTAAAAGCACGACTATCGCTCTACTGGATCGCTTTTACAACGTGACTTCGGGCGGCGTGTACCTCGACGGCAGGGACATTTCGCAGCTCAACGTCAACTCGTACCGGAACCTGCTGGCTCTGGTCAGCCAGGAGCCGACGCTGTACCAGGGGACGGTTCGCGAGAATATCCTGCTGGGGAGCCAGGATCGGGACGTGAGCGAGGAGGCTCTGGTGGCAGCTTGCAAGGAGGCCAACATTCACGACTTTATACAGTCAGTGCC CGACGGCTACGATACGCAGGTGGGCAGTCGAGGGAGCATGCTGTCGGGCGGGCAAAAGCAGCGCGTGGCGATTGCGCGGGCGCTGATCCGCAACCCGCGCGTCCTGCTGCTCGACGAGTCGACCTCGGCCTTGGATTCCGAGTCGGAGAGGGTCGTGCAGGCGGCTctggacgccgccgccaagggcCGCACCACCATCGCCGTCGCGCACCGCCTGAGCACCGTGCAAAAGGCCCATGTGATCTTTGTGTTGGACCAGGGCCGCGTGGTGGAGAGCGGGACGCACCAGGAGCTGATGCGCAGCAAGGGGCACTATTATGAGCTGGTCAACTTGCAGCGGCTTGGATAG
- a CDS encoding pyrroline-5-carboxylate reductase has protein sequence MSAPDRLTFIGGGHLAQAVLSGIYSSGTAWKDSCAVAVTARRPEHAAQLRRRYPLALATTDNLHPRIWAADDRGADPDHHHHHVVFICTRPAEVPQVCREIAGALAALRAAARPTVVTMCPGVSVAQLLSWLPRGTPVVRSMPNLPVTRRQGATALFPSADAVGGSVELVAAVLGLVSPAVSVLPEESLLDVAASVSGSAPAYFYYLIESLVSAAEARGMSAETARSLVVQSCLGSGVLARDSDKPVRVLREEVCVPGGSTEKAVAHLMDKGLPDIVLGAVDRSLKANREMGCVRDEQV, from the exons ATGTCTGCCCCAGACCGGCTCACGttcatcggcggcgggcaccTCGCCCAAGCCGTGCTCAGCGGCATCTACTCGTCCGGGACGGCGTGGAAGGACAGCTGCGCCGTGGCCGTCACGGCCCGGCGGCCAGAGCACGCGGCGCAGCTGCGGCGGCGCTACCCCCTCGCCCTCGCGACCACCGACAACCTGCACCCGCGCATCTGGGCGGCCGACGACCGCGGCGCCGACcccgaccaccaccaccaccacgtcGTCTTCATCTGCACCCGCCCGGCCGAGGTGCCGCAGGTGTGCCGCGAGATTGCCGGCGCGCTGGCGGCGCTGCGGGCTGCCGCGCGCCCCACCGTCGTCACCATGTGTCCCGGCGTCTCGGTCGCGCAGCTGCTGTCCTGGCTGCCCCGCGGCACGCCCGTCGTGCGCTCCATGCCCAACCTGCCCGTCACGCGCCGCCAGGGCGCCACGGCCCTCTTCCCCAGCGCCGACGCCGTGGGCGGCAGCGTCGagctcgtcgccgccgtgctCGGGCTGGTCTCGCCGGCCGTGAGCGTGCTGCCGGAGGAGTCGCTGCTTGACGTGGCAGCGTCCGTCTCTGG GTCGGCCCCTGCCTACTTCTACTACTTGATCGAATCCCTCGTCTCGGCAGCAGAGGCGCGTGGCATGAGCGCCGAGACCGCCAGGAGCTTGGTGGTGCAGTCCTGTCTGGGCTCTGGCGTGCTTGCGAGGGATAGCGATAAGCCTGTGCGGGTCTTGCGGGAGGAGGTCTGCGTGCCGGGCGGTAGCACAGAGAAGGCCGTGGCCCACCTGATGGACAAGGGCCTGCCTGACATTGTCCTGGGGGCTGTGGACAGGAGTCTGAAGGCGAATAGAGAGATGGGGTGTGTTCGAGATGAGCAAGTTTAA